Part of the Pseudobdellovibrionaceae bacterium genome is shown below.
ACATGTCAGAAGAAGCCAATGTAATAGAATTTCCCCAAAAAATAGCTGCAGCAGAAATGCCAACAGTCAATGTGGCAAAGGCATCGGCAGAACAAATTTTGGCAGAACAAGTTTTGGTAGAAAAAACACCAACACCTCACACAACACCTTCTGCAGTTAACTCTAGTTTACAAACTGCAGAGTACTTAAGCATTGCTCAAGACAAAATTTTAGAATTACAAAAAAATATTGAAACCTTACATGAAGAAAATGCCAATGTGGCCGCTGCTGGAGAACTTTGGAAGCAGCGATCTAATAACTCGGAGCAAGATTTAGTAGATTTAAAAAATAAATATGATGCAATAAAAAGCTCTAAAGAAACAGAAGAAAAGATTTTTACAATAACTATCGAAAAACAAAACAAACAAATGGACGGCCTAAAAAAGAGCTTAGAAGAATCAGAATTGATTACCGAAGAAAAATTAAGCACTTACAAGCTTATTGCCAGTGATTTAGAAAACCGTATTGCAATTATAGAGCGAGAAAAATTAACTCTTTTAGATGGAAAAAATAAATTTATTTCTGACTTGCAAAAACAAATCAACACTTTACAAAGAATTAACGCCAATGATAAGAAAAAGTTACAAAAATTTTCTAATCTGGTTAATGAAAAAGAAAGAACTTTGCGAAATACAATAAAACTACTAAGACAAACTTTAATCAGCTTAGAAATTGGAGATGCAGAAAATTCTGAACTGTCTTTAGTGTCTTAAGTTTTCAGGAACTACTTTAATGAAAACAATAAAACTTGTTGTCAGTGACTTTCACCTCGGCAAAGGAAGATATCTTCCCTCTGGTCAGGTAAATATTTTAGAAGAGTTTTGGGCAGATAAAAATTTTGCCGAATTTCTTACCCATTATTCCTCTGGAGAATATTTTGATGCCGAAGTAGAGCTAGTTTTTAATGGCGATATTTTTGATTTTTTACAAGTAGATTATAAGGGTGAAAACATCATTACTCTTACAGAAAATATAGATGTGCATAAGTTTAACACTATTATTGAAGGCCATCCTTTGTTTTTTTCTAGCTTAAAAAAGTTTTGCAACAACCCTAATCATAAAGTTAGCTATGTTATTGGCAATCATGATCAGTCTATGTTGTGGCCAAAAGTGCAGCGCTTGTTTAACAAAAGCATTAACCACCCTGTTAAGTATAAAAATATTGCTTACATAACTAATGGCGTTCATATAGAACATGGGCACATGTATGAGGCAATGAACCGAAGTAATCCTAAAAAGTTTTTTATTAAAAAAAATATGCCCGCCCCTATTTTAAATTTATCTTTAGGCTCTATTTTTTTTGTTGATTTTGTTTTAAATATTAAAAAAGCATACCCCTCCATTGATAAAGTACGGCCTTTTGACAAAATGATTGTTTGGAGCTTTATAAGTAAGCCTGTTTTTATGTTAAAGACGCTAACAAAATTACTATTTTGGATTATAAAAGTTTCTGCAAACCTTCTTCCAAAACGCTTTTCTATTACCTATATTATAAAAAATGCTTTTGTTAACTCTGTATTCCCTAGCTTTACAGATTCTGCAAAAAAAATTTTAAAAAGACCAAGCATTCACTCTGTTATTTTTGGACACACTCACATTTATCAATACCGACAATTTAGTAAAGAAAAAGAATACTTTAACACAGGAACTTGGACAGAACTTACCTCTTTAGATTTTGAAAAACTTGGCAAGGTAACTAAGATGGTTTATGTATTGTTAGATAAAAAAATAGATGGAACAAAGTTTCAAGGTACTTTAAAAGAATGGAAAGGTTACAGCCATGTGGAAAGTAATATTGTAATATAATATATGAAAATAAAAAATTTTTTTACTAAAATAGCTAGTTGTTTTCAAAAAACGGAAAATAATGCTCTACAAAAAAACAAAGCCCTTAAAGAAGAAGGTCAGTTTTCTAAAGCGGATATTTTGCAACAAAAATTTAAAAACTTAGACAATGAAAATATAAAAACACAAGATGCAAACTTAAATGCAAATGGCCCAAAGAAAGAAGCCAAAAACTTAGATACAGAAAATACAGATGCATTAAGTGAGGCTGATTATGCTTTGTATAAAATGAATTTAAAAAGTATTCCTCCTGCAATTATTTTATTAGTGGGAAACCCCGAGCTGGTAGGAAGACAATGGTTGCTGTCTAGTGATATAGAAATATTAGGGCGAAGTTCTTTTTCGTCAATTATTGTTCGCGATTCTAGTATTAGCAAAAGTCATTTAAAGTTTCAAATAACTTTGGAGCAAAAAGTGCAAGTTATAGATTTACAATCCACTAATGGATTAATTATTAATTCACAAAAACAACCCGCCATGAAGCCAGTAATATTAAAAAATAATGATCAAATTAAGCTAGGAAATTTAGTTTTTAAGTTTTTAGAAAAAGGAAATGTAGAAACAATTAGCTCCTCTCAATTATACCAGCAATCCTTAATTGACTCTTTAACCAATATTAGCAATAAAAGAGCTTTTGAGGCCAATATTACGACCAAAATGCTTTCTAAAAAACCATTTAGCCTGATTGTGTTTGATATTGATCACTTTAAAAAATTTAACGATAAACACGGCCATCTTTGTGGAGATTTTATTCTTACAGAAATGTCTCGAGTAATTAGCTCTACTCTTATTAGAGATGAAGACTTTTTTGCCAGATATGGTGGCGAAGAATTTTGCTTAATAGTTCCTCAAAAAATATCTCTTTCTACAGATATTGCCGAACGCTTACGAAAAAGTATTGATAATTATAATTTTAACTTCCAAGAAGAGGAGCTTCGTGTTAGCATTTCTTTAGGGGTTACTGAAAGAAAGGCATCTGATACAATATGGACAGATGTTTTTGATCGAGCAGATAAAGCCTTATATAAATCTAAGGCAGAAGGCCGAAATAAAGTAACTACCTTTTAATTCTACCAAGGAGTTATTCTGTCTAATACTAGAGTTATCTTAGATACTAACATTATCTTGTTTAATGCCCTGTCCTTAACTAGCTTTCACAACACCTCCATTTACATTCCCATTACTGTTATCGAGGAGGTTGATAAATTTAAAAGAGACCCAGGCGAAAATGGGCGACATGCTAGGCATTTTAGCCGCTTTATTGACGAGCTAAGAGCTAAGGGAAATTTATCCGAAGGGGTTGGTTTAGAATTAGAAAAATCCACGGTTTATGTAACTAGCAACCCTTTGCTTCCAGAAGATATTTTACATAAGTATGACTTAGATTACAAAAAAAATGATAATTTAATTTTAGCAACCGCTTTGTCTTTAAAAATAAAACACCCTAAAGATAAAGTAAAACTGATTACTAAAGATATTAATTTACGAATTAAAGCCGACCTTTGCCAAGTCATTGCGGAAAACTATGAACCCGATCACGGCAGTGATGACCAAGCCTACGAAGGCTACTGTAGTATTCCCACAACCTCCGAAGACATTAACTTATTTTATAAACAACGCTACCTAGAGCCAAAAGGTGATCTTGCTTTACACCCCAATGAATATATTGTTTTAGAAGACTCCAATCAGCCCAACCATAAAGCTTTAGGCCGCTATGATGCCATTAAAAAACAAATTGTCTCTTTACATATGTCTACAGAAAGCATTTGGGGGATTCAGCCTCGCAACATGGAACAAAGCTTTGCTTTAGACAGCTTATTAAATGATGACATTGCCTTAGTTTCACTGGCAGGAAAAGCGGGTACTGGAAAAACTTTATTAGCTATTGCTACTGGCTTGTATAAAACTTTAGATGAAAATCATTTTAAAAAATTATTGGTAAGTCGCCCCGTATTTCCCATGGGCAAAGACATTGGATACCTTCCCGGAAGTGTAGAAGAAAAACTAAACCCATGGATGCAACCTATTTTTGATAATATTGATTTTTTAATGGGTTCTGAAAATAAATCTTCTAACCGCGCACAAGAATTAATTAATCAGGGAATGATTAGCATAGAACCGCTTACCTATATTCGAGGAAGAAGCATTCCTCAGCAATTTTTAATTGTGGACGAGGCACAAAATTTAACCCCCCACGAAATTAAAACAATTATTACACGCGCTGGACAAGGAACTAAAATTGTTCTTACCGGAGATGTTTACCAAATAGACAATCCTTACCTAGACGCCGCCAACAGTGGTCTTGCTTATATTAGTGAAAAATTTAAAGACCATGCCATAGCCAGTCATGTTAATTTACAAAAAGGCGAGCGATCAGAGTTAGCCGAATTAGCCTCAAACATTTTATAAAACTATTATTTTAATTTATTAGTAAAAGTAATTAGTCGTTGCATTGCCGCTTTAATTACTTTTTCCTCTACTGCAAAGCTAAGGCGTAAATAAGCCTCGGCCCCAAACGCGCTTCCCGGAACAGTAACTAAAGCTTGGTCTTTTAATAAGCCTTTGCAAAAATCTTCCGAACTTTGTATTACTTTATCATTAAAAGACTTTCCTAAATAATATTGAATATTTAAAAAAATATAAAATGTTGCCTCTGGCTTAAAAAAAGAAATTTTTGGTAGCTTTAATAGCTCGGTCTCTAAGCACTCTGCTCTTTGTTTTAATAATGCCTTACTTTTTTCTATCTCTTTACTGCATTTTGTTAAAGCAATAACACTGGCTGCTTGCGAAATAGAACAGGCCGAGCTAACAGAGTGACTTTGATAATTGCTCATGGCTTTAATTAAATGCTCCGGCCCCATGCCCCAGCCACAACGCCAACCCGTCATAGAAAAAGATTTTGAAACGCCATTTACTAACAGTACTTGATTTTTTAAATCGGGA
Proteins encoded:
- a CDS encoding GGDEF domain-containing protein; its protein translation is MKIKNFFTKIASCFQKTENNALQKNKALKEEGQFSKADILQQKFKNLDNENIKTQDANLNANGPKKEAKNLDTENTDALSEADYALYKMNLKSIPPAIILLVGNPELVGRQWLLSSDIEILGRSSFSSIIVRDSSISKSHLKFQITLEQKVQVIDLQSTNGLIINSQKQPAMKPVILKNNDQIKLGNLVFKFLEKGNVETISSSQLYQQSLIDSLTNISNKRAFEANITTKMLSKKPFSLIVFDIDHFKKFNDKHGHLCGDFILTEMSRVISSTLIRDEDFFARYGGEEFCLIVPQKISLSTDIAERLRKSIDNYNFNFQEEELRVSISLGVTERKASDTIWTDVFDRADKALYKSKAEGRNKVTTF
- a CDS encoding PhoH family protein, with protein sequence MLSNTRVILDTNIILFNALSLTSFHNTSIYIPITVIEEVDKFKRDPGENGRHARHFSRFIDELRAKGNLSEGVGLELEKSTVYVTSNPLLPEDILHKYDLDYKKNDNLILATALSLKIKHPKDKVKLITKDINLRIKADLCQVIAENYEPDHGSDDQAYEGYCSIPTTSEDINLFYKQRYLEPKGDLALHPNEYIVLEDSNQPNHKALGRYDAIKKQIVSLHMSTESIWGIQPRNMEQSFALDSLLNDDIALVSLAGKAGTGKTLLAIATGLYKTLDENHFKKLLVSRPVFPMGKDIGYLPGSVEEKLNPWMQPIFDNIDFLMGSENKSSNRAQELINQGMISIEPLTYIRGRSIPQQFLIVDEAQNLTPHEIKTIITRAGQGTKIVLTGDVYQIDNPYLDAANSGLAYISEKFKDHAIASHVNLQKGERSELAELASNIL